A section of the Paralichthys olivaceus isolate ysfri-2021 chromosome 14, ASM2471397v2, whole genome shotgun sequence genome encodes:
- the LOC138413691 gene encoding E3 SUMO-protein ligase ZBED1-like, whose translation MVPIATVEQVGFKKLLKTMDPRYELPSRNYFAREALPQMYNEVRLSLADRLANVTHFALTSDMWSSRTCGPYMSVTVHFIQDWEIKTVCLQTSYFPQDHTGEHIAEALQDAIASWKLQEKHLVAITTDNGSNIVKAVELNKWLKMQCFSHRLHLAIGHGMNDTRVTRAISLCKRVVSCFSYSWKKRRHLAEVQIQLGLPSHKLITESATRWGSRQQVIERVLEQEGALAKVLSSDIKTRHLVPTWQDLEVLEAVQKVLKPLQDFTDALSGEEYITLSYVKPVLHLFNESLLACEEGDSELRKSIKTSIVEYLNSKYSEPATTDLLEMASFVDPRFRTTYIPSEKVDALKHRAVLEVETLLADQSSCQQPYLRVPTVPEPADGEAAAVAPKAKKTLASFFKQRTATTTAPTKRGAIENELSSYLQSASVESDTDPLKWWKDHEFVFPALSHLAKKYLLVPASSSPSERVFSCSGNIVTCHRASLKPDAVDRLVFLAQNL comes from the exons ATGGTCCCTATTGCAACTGTGGAACAAGTCGGATTTAAAAAGCTACTGAAAACTATGGACCCGAGATATGAGCTTCCCAGTCGCAACTACTTTGCACGAGAAGCACTGCCACAAATGTACAATGAAGTCAGACTGAGCCTTGCTGACCGGCTCGCTAACGTGACCCATTTTGCGTTGACCAGCGATATGTGGTCGAGCAGGACGTGTGGGCCGTACATGAGCGTGACAGTTCACTTCATTCAAGACTGggagataaaaacagtgtgtctCCAGACAAGTTATTTCCCCCAGGATCACACTGGTGAGCATATAGCTGAGGCCCTACAGGACGCAATTGCAAGCTGGAAACTCCAAGAAAAGCATCTGGTTGCTATAACAACCGACAACGGGAGCAACATCGTCAAAGCGGTTGAGCTGAACAAGTGGCTGAAGATGCAGTGCTTCAGTCACAGATTACACCTGGCTATTG GACATGGCATGAATGACACGCGCGTCACTCGGGCCATTTCTCTGTGCAAAAGAGTTGTAAGCTGTTTTTCAtacagctggaagaaaaggagacatcTTGCTGAAGTCCAGATTCAGCTGGGTCTGCCAAGTCACAAACTCATAACCGAGTCTGCCACACGCTGGGGGTCAAGGCAGCAGGTGATAGAGAGAGTCCTGGAGCAGGAAGGAGCACTAGCCAAAGTCCTGTCTAGTGACATAAAGACCAGACACCTAGTCCCTACCTGGCAGGACTTAGAGGTCCTAGAAGCAGTCCAAAAGGTCCTGAAACCTCTCCAGGACTTTACCGATGCTTTGTCAGGTGAGGAGTACATCACTCTATCATATGTGAAACCTGTGCTGCACCTTTTTAACGAAAGTCTCCTGGCATGTGAAGAGGGTGATAGCGAGCTTCGCAAATCGATCAAGACCAGCATTGTTGAGTACCTCAACAGTAAGTATTCTGAACCAGCCACTACTGACCTACTGGagatggcttcatttgtggatcCACGGTTCAGGACCACCTACATCCCAAGTGAAAAGGTCGATGCATTGAAGCACAGAGCTGTCTTGGAGGTGGAGACGCTACTGGCTgatcagagcagctgtcagcagcCTTACTTACGTGTGCCTACTGTGCCTGAGCctgcagatggagaagcagcagcagtggcaccaAAAGCTAAGAAGACACTGGCAAGCTTCTTCAAGCAGCGCACAGCAACCACCACTGCACCAACCAAGAGGGGGGctattgaaaatgaactgtcaaGTTACTTGCAGTCAGCAAGTGTGGAGAGTGACACTGATCCCCTCAAGTGGTGGAAGGATCATGAATTTGTCTTTCCAGCTCTAAGCCACCTGGCAAAAAAGTATCTCTTGGTACCAGCTAGCAGTTCACCCTCCGaaagggttttcagctgcagtggcaaTATTGTGACCTGCCACAGAGCATCTCTGAAGCCAGATGCCGTTGACAGGCTGGTGTTTCTCGCACAAAATCTGTAA